From the Psychrobacillus sp. FSL K6-4046 genome, one window contains:
- a CDS encoding M23 family metallopeptidase, producing the protein MRLLIKIMSVGFLCLFFASEASAAEELTREQILDKRMEYYIKYSTDTLPWYYLAAVDQYERNIQEVRKDLPGRDGVVAVQFTDDFWVGPLNPLGDDTNLTTISYFEGQGRDGDNDGIADRQNDEDVMFTLVQYLSPQVHSEKDFEKALKRYYDKDLTVKQILTNAKIYKTYEVLNLDKRAFVLAISHNYSYRSTWGDKRGWGGRRMHEGTDLFAYSGVPVKSATYGIVETKGWNDYGGWRIGIRDVNNTYHYYAHLSGFAKGIEEGKIVEPGTVIGYVGSSGYGKKGTAGKFAPHLHYGMYKYNGRTEWAYDPFPLLQKWEREEKTRYKLNPAAR; encoded by the coding sequence ATGCGCTTGCTTATTAAAATAATGTCTGTCGGCTTTCTATGTCTATTTTTTGCCTCCGAGGCTTCGGCTGCCGAAGAGCTTACGCGCGAGCAAATTCTAGATAAGCGGATGGAATACTATATAAAGTACTCCACGGATACATTACCATGGTATTACTTGGCTGCAGTGGACCAATATGAGCGGAATATACAGGAGGTAAGGAAAGATTTGCCTGGGCGAGATGGTGTTGTTGCCGTACAATTTACGGATGATTTTTGGGTAGGGCCGCTTAATCCGCTTGGAGACGACACTAATCTGACAACCATTTCTTATTTTGAAGGTCAAGGAAGAGATGGCGATAATGATGGAATTGCGGATCGCCAAAATGATGAGGATGTCATGTTCACGCTTGTCCAATATTTAAGCCCCCAAGTTCATTCAGAGAAGGATTTTGAAAAGGCTTTAAAGCGATATTATGACAAAGATCTAACGGTGAAACAAATATTGACGAATGCAAAGATTTATAAGACCTATGAGGTATTAAATCTGGATAAGCGGGCGTTTGTGCTTGCCATCAGCCACAATTATAGTTATCGCAGTACTTGGGGAGATAAGCGCGGCTGGGGTGGACGACGAATGCATGAGGGCACTGATCTTTTTGCCTATAGCGGTGTTCCAGTAAAATCGGCAACATACGGTATAGTGGAAACCAAGGGCTGGAATGACTACGGTGGCTGGCGAATTGGTATTAGAGATGTGAATAATACGTATCATTATTATGCTCATCTTTCAGGGTTTGCTAAAGGAATTGAGGAAGGGAAAATTGTTGAACCTGGTACAGTCATTGGTTACGTAGGCAGCTCTGGATATGGAAAAAAAGGGACTGCTGGTAAGTTTGCTCCACATCTTCATTATGGAATGTACAAATACAATGGTCGCACGGAATGGGCATATGATCCTTTTCCTTTGTTACAAAAATGGGAAAGGGAAGAGAAAACTCGCTATAAGTTAAATCCAGCAGCTAGGTAG
- a CDS encoding gamma-glutamyl-gamma-aminobutyrate hydrolase family protein — MKPIIGVSSNLTELVLSVPTDNIHAVTRFGGVPIVLPNMETELIDSIANLIDGLLLTGGGDIDPTLFGEEPHRSLGSIVPERDEFEVELIKKMLEQNKPILGLCRGAQIMSIAAGGDMYQDIYGQIETTLLQHDQKAPRTHASHFVQLVEGTVLKHIIGKDRIKVNSFHHQAVRKIPQGYQISGIASDGIIEAFESQHHSFVIGIQWHPECLVTTGDDSSEAIFKGFIEACKNSSKRLSFQ, encoded by the coding sequence ATGAAACCAATTATCGGTGTTTCATCTAATTTAACGGAGCTTGTACTTTCCGTCCCTACAGATAACATTCATGCGGTAACAAGATTTGGAGGTGTTCCAATCGTATTGCCGAATATGGAGACTGAATTGATAGATTCTATTGCAAACTTAATAGATGGTTTACTTTTAACAGGTGGAGGAGATATTGACCCGACACTTTTCGGCGAAGAACCACATAGAAGTCTCGGAAGTATTGTCCCAGAACGAGATGAATTTGAAGTTGAGCTTATTAAAAAAATGCTGGAGCAAAATAAACCAATTTTAGGACTATGCCGAGGTGCTCAAATTATGAGTATTGCAGCTGGTGGAGATATGTATCAGGATATTTATGGTCAAATCGAAACAACCTTACTTCAGCATGATCAAAAAGCTCCGCGTACTCATGCTTCTCATTTTGTGCAGCTAGTAGAAGGAACTGTGTTAAAGCATATTATTGGAAAGGACCGCATTAAAGTAAATAGCTTTCATCACCAGGCGGTGCGCAAAATTCCACAGGGCTATCAAATTTCGGGTATTGCAAGTGATGGAATAATTGAAGCATTTGAAAGTCAACATCATTCCTTTGTTATTGGTATTCAATGGCATCCAGAGTGCTTAGTCACAACCGGAGATGATTCATCCGAGGCAATATTTAAAGGATTTATTGAAGCATGTAAAAATTCAAGTAAACGACTGTCTTTTCAATAG
- a CDS encoding dipeptidase, translating to MKIVDTHCDALLKLQLAKQGRIYKVNPLSFADAPELETNMVRLIEGDVLVQFFAVFIFPNVPDDQKWLYALEQIDLFYTEVLGKNPRMKHIKKWEDLKNLKDGEIGAVLALEGADAFGNDLMKLRQLYRLGVLSIGLTWNNANLCADGAGEPRGGGLTLFGKEVVLLNNEYGVLTDVSHLSEKGFWDVMNLAEYPFASHSNAAAICEHPRNLNDDQVKAMFARGGHIHVVFYPPFINGNQTAEIPELIKHIDHLCSLGGVKQIGLGSDFDGMDFYTNGLYNSSDFPVLINELLKSFSEDEVKGFAYQNFLNMRAIQ from the coding sequence TTGAAAATAGTAGATACGCATTGTGATGCGCTTTTGAAGCTACAGCTGGCTAAGCAAGGAAGAATATACAAGGTAAATCCATTAAGCTTTGCTGATGCACCGGAGTTGGAAACGAATATGGTGCGGTTGATAGAGGGCGATGTTCTTGTGCAGTTTTTTGCAGTTTTTATATTTCCGAATGTGCCGGATGACCAGAAATGGTTATATGCCTTGGAGCAAATAGACTTGTTTTATACAGAGGTGTTGGGAAAAAATCCGAGAATGAAGCATATAAAGAAATGGGAGGATTTAAAGAATTTAAAGGATGGAGAAATTGGGGCGGTTTTGGCATTGGAGGGTGCTGATGCATTTGGAAATGATTTGATGAAGCTTCGTCAGCTTTACAGGTTAGGTGTACTATCAATAGGACTCACATGGAATAATGCTAATTTATGTGCAGACGGAGCAGGTGAGCCGAGAGGTGGAGGGCTTACGCTTTTTGGTAAGGAGGTAGTGCTTTTAAATAATGAGTATGGTGTTTTGACGGATGTCTCTCATTTAAGTGAGAAAGGATTTTGGGATGTGATGAATCTTGCGGAGTATCCTTTTGCTTCGCATTCCAATGCTGCTGCTATATGTGAGCACCCAAGGAATTTGAATGATGACCAAGTTAAAGCGATGTTTGCACGTGGTGGGCATATCCATGTAGTTTTTTACCCTCCTTTTATTAACGGGAACCAGACTGCTGAAATTCCAGAGCTTATTAAGCATATAGATCATCTTTGTTCTTTAGGTGGCGTAAAGCAAATTGGGCTTGGGTCTGATTTTGATGGAATGGACTTTTACACAAATGGCCTTTATAATTCCTCCGATTTTCCAGTCTTGATCAATGAGCTATTAAAAAGCTTTTCAGAGGATGAGGTGAAAGGGTTCGCTTACCAAAACTTCTTAAATATGCGAGCAATCCAATGA
- a CDS encoding serine hydrolase domain-containing protein, translating into MVNKIEMMGQFEQYAKDLIKEHKIPGVGIAFNQNNERIYEKAFGYRNVEKQLPIDADTIFGIASMTKSFTCVAIMQLQELGKLSVHDEVVKYLPDFRTQDEEKSKRITIHHLMTHTSGLPPIATHVYARKRSIDQDPSAKDYGLDLVNNPEPAIDTYEELLHYIAKQDFDLLGEPGEEFSYSNDCYGILGIIIDRVSGQSYEDYVMDHILKPIQMNNSFFDLDELKKKENATTLYMSRYSAEGVDVYEAPLWWDAPSMRAAGYLKSTINDILKYLAMFLNEGMAGENRILQPESVQQMVYPHVEFEKGRFYGYGLRIIPNYFGTTFINHGGGLKGVSSFMGILPEKGISGVLLSSLADVPSDKLFLGALNGIEGREPATKHMHFQTHDVPVEKLSKYKGTFISGEGMKVRVDIVDGCLAILTASGPNPLKCVEGNLFIGTLEDQENLIEFLSGADGNINRIFYSSRQILKSSDQV; encoded by the coding sequence ATGGTAAATAAAATAGAGATGATGGGGCAATTCGAGCAATATGCAAAGGATCTCATAAAAGAACACAAAATCCCTGGGGTAGGTATTGCTTTTAATCAAAACAATGAACGAATTTATGAAAAAGCCTTCGGGTATCGAAATGTGGAAAAACAGCTTCCCATCGATGCAGACACGATTTTCGGCATAGCCTCCATGACGAAGTCCTTTACGTGTGTAGCCATTATGCAGCTTCAGGAGCTTGGTAAACTGTCTGTCCATGACGAGGTGGTTAAGTATTTACCAGATTTTCGAACGCAGGACGAAGAAAAATCCAAGAGAATTACAATACATCATTTGATGACTCATACATCAGGTCTTCCGCCAATTGCAACTCATGTCTATGCAAGGAAGCGTAGTATCGATCAGGATCCATCCGCAAAGGATTATGGTCTAGACCTAGTGAATAATCCAGAACCTGCTATTGACACGTATGAGGAGTTGCTTCATTACATTGCAAAACAAGACTTCGACCTGCTTGGTGAACCAGGGGAGGAGTTCAGCTATTCCAATGACTGCTACGGAATTCTAGGAATAATTATTGATCGAGTGAGTGGTCAATCCTATGAAGATTACGTAATGGATCATATTTTAAAGCCAATCCAAATGAATAATAGCTTTTTTGATTTGGATGAATTAAAGAAGAAAGAAAATGCGACTACACTTTATATGTCACGCTACTCTGCAGAGGGGGTGGACGTATATGAGGCTCCGCTTTGGTGGGATGCACCTTCCATGAGAGCAGCAGGTTATTTAAAATCCACTATAAATGACATTCTGAAGTATCTGGCTATGTTTTTAAATGAAGGAATGGCTGGCGAGAATAGAATTCTACAACCAGAAAGTGTACAGCAGATGGTCTATCCCCATGTAGAGTTCGAAAAGGGGCGCTTTTACGGGTACGGTCTACGAATCATTCCCAATTACTTTGGGACTACCTTTATTAACCATGGTGGGGGCTTGAAGGGAGTTTCTTCGTTTATGGGAATTTTACCTGAGAAAGGAATTTCTGGAGTGCTACTAAGCAGTCTAGCAGATGTTCCATCCGACAAGCTGTTCCTTGGAGCACTTAATGGCATAGAGGGTCGGGAGCCGGCTACCAAGCATATGCATTTTCAAACACACGATGTGCCAGTAGAGAAGCTCTCCAAATATAAAGGAACCTTTATTTCTGGAGAGGGTATGAAGGTAAGAGTGGATATAGTGGATGGATGCCTAGCCATTCTAACGGCAAGTGGTCCCAATCCCTTAAAATGTGTAGAAGGCAATTTGTTTATCGGAACTTTAGAGGATCAAGAAAATCTAATTGAGTTTCTAAGTGGAGCAGACGGAAACATAAATCGTATTTTCTATAGCTCCCGTCAAATATTAAAAAGCTCGGATCAGGTGTAG
- a CDS encoding IS110 family transposase, whose translation MSQMLVGIDVSLRSHHVHFMHGEGHTLADFSVSNDTEGANTLIQKLLGTAEKNQCEHIKIGLEATDQYSWHVAHYLKNQLHNYEPTFQTAVYMLNARKVSRFKKGYDTLPKNDRIDAWVIADHLRFGRLPHEMQETLQYEALRRLTRTRFHLMHEVARNKTYMMNQLFLKFSGLRQDNPFSNTFGTTSLAVIEELDPETIAEMPLEELVEFLQEKGKKRFAEPEEIAKYLQKLARNSFRLDKAMADPVNISLSVILSTIRHMESQVKRLDKEIERMMKGFTQTLTSVKGIGPVYAAGLLAEIGDIKRFDDHHALAKYAGLVWTQYQSGEFEAENTSRMRTGNKYLRYYLVQAADAVRKYDTEYKAFYQKKYQEVTKHQHKRALVLTARKLVRLVHSLLRTNQLYIPPERRD comes from the coding sequence ATGTCACAAATGCTAGTCGGTATCGACGTGAGTTTGCGCTCCCATCATGTCCATTTCATGCATGGAGAGGGACATACGCTCGCTGATTTTTCTGTTTCCAATGATACAGAAGGTGCGAACACCTTAATTCAAAAGCTTTTAGGAACAGCGGAAAAAAATCAGTGCGAACATATTAAAATTGGATTAGAAGCGACAGACCAGTATAGCTGGCACGTTGCTCATTATTTAAAGAATCAATTGCACAATTATGAACCAACGTTTCAAACAGCGGTTTATATGTTAAATGCACGTAAAGTATCTCGCTTTAAAAAGGGGTACGATACGTTACCGAAAAACGATCGAATTGACGCCTGGGTAATTGCGGATCATTTACGCTTTGGACGTCTGCCACATGAAATGCAAGAAACCTTACAATATGAAGCACTTCGTCGTTTAACACGTACCCGATTCCATCTAATGCATGAAGTTGCACGTAATAAAACCTACATGATGAACCAACTGTTTTTAAAGTTTAGTGGCCTACGCCAAGATAACCCGTTCTCGAATACATTCGGTACGACCAGTCTCGCTGTCATTGAAGAGCTAGATCCGGAAACCATTGCCGAGATGCCTTTAGAAGAACTGGTTGAGTTCTTACAGGAGAAAGGCAAAAAACGTTTTGCCGAGCCAGAAGAAATCGCTAAATATCTTCAAAAGCTTGCACGTAATTCCTTTCGATTAGACAAGGCCATGGCTGATCCCGTTAACATCTCACTATCCGTGATTTTAAGTACGATTCGCCATATGGAATCCCAAGTCAAACGTTTGGATAAGGAAATCGAGCGTATGATGAAAGGTTTCACCCAAACATTAACTTCCGTAAAAGGCATTGGACCCGTGTACGCAGCCGGCTTGCTCGCCGAAATTGGAGATATCAAGCGTTTTGATGACCACCACGCATTAGCGAAATATGCTGGACTCGTTTGGACACAGTATCAATCTGGCGAATTTGAAGCCGAAAATACTAGCCGGATGCGAACCGGCAATAAATACCTACGGTATTATCTTGTACAAGCAGCAGATGCGGTACGTAAATATGACACTGAATATAAAGCCTTTTATCAAAAGAAATACCAAGAAGTAACCAAGCACCAACATAAACGCGCTCTCGTCTTAACCGCTAGAAAACTAGTACGCCTCGTGCATTCGCTACTACGCACGAATCAGCTGTACATACCACCAGAAAGGAGAGACTGA
- a CDS encoding bile acid:sodium symporter family protein translates to MMLSINKFLEKTMAYFIPVSVVIGVLVSDYIVDFAWLIPWIFAFMTFAGSLNSNFASFKDAVLHPLPIFVTFTILHIIMPLLSLGIGHLVFPGEMLTITGLVLAMSIPTGITSFVWVAVAKGNNVLALTIILLGALLSPVIVPLTLHLLVGETVEIDALGMMIGLLWTIVIPSIVGMILNQVTKGKVVDILSARLSPFSKVGMGIVVMLNGAVVAPFLLERGFALVGLGIVVIIIAFLGYVLSFSAGRLLKQGKETVIAMVFTGGMRNISAGVVLATAYFPAAVAIPVVLGMLFQQVLASLFNSFIEHYYRKM, encoded by the coding sequence ATGATGCTCAGCATAAATAAATTTTTGGAAAAAACGATGGCTTATTTTATTCCAGTCAGTGTAGTAATCGGGGTATTAGTATCCGATTATATTGTTGACTTTGCATGGCTAATACCATGGATTTTTGCATTTATGACCTTTGCGGGTAGCCTAAATTCAAATTTCGCTTCCTTCAAGGATGCTGTTTTACATCCACTTCCAATCTTCGTGACATTCACCATTTTGCATATTATTATGCCCTTGCTGTCGCTTGGAATCGGTCATCTCGTGTTTCCAGGAGAAATGCTGACGATTACAGGGCTAGTACTTGCAATGTCTATACCTACAGGGATTACTAGCTTTGTATGGGTTGCAGTGGCAAAAGGAAATAATGTGCTGGCACTTACGATTATTTTATTAGGAGCGCTTCTTTCACCCGTAATTGTTCCTTTAACACTTCATCTTCTAGTAGGTGAAACAGTAGAGATTGATGCACTCGGTATGATGATCGGACTTCTTTGGACGATTGTTATTCCTTCCATTGTAGGAATGATTTTAAATCAGGTAACGAAGGGCAAGGTAGTCGATATTTTAAGTGCTAGGCTTTCTCCGTTTTCTAAGGTAGGCATGGGAATAGTAGTAATGCTAAATGGGGCAGTAGTTGCTCCGTTTTTATTGGAAAGAGGGTTTGCTTTAGTAGGGCTTGGAATTGTTGTAATCATCATCGCTTTTCTAGGCTATGTTCTTTCTTTTTCAGCGGGGAGATTGTTGAAACAGGGGAAGGAAACGGTAATTGCAATGGTCTTTACTGGAGGGATGCGCAACATAAGTGCGGGAGTAGTTCTAGCTACGGCCTATTTTCCAGCAGCTGTTGCTATTCCTGTTGTGCTTGGCATGCTCTTTCAACAAGTTCTTGCTTCCTTGTTTAACTCCTTTATTGAACATTACTACAGAAAAATGTAA
- a CDS encoding alpha/beta hydrolase — protein sequence MGYYVKVEKGVNIYIEDINPSADKTILFIHGWPANHQMFEYQFNQLPALGYRCIGLDLRGFGKSSNPWESYSYNRMADDIRVIIDTLQLENITLLGHSMGGAVAIRYMSRYKGHQVDKLALAGAAAPMFTMQPDFPYGTPITVVNELISDTYNDRPKMVQDFGNLFYHRHLSESFQHWFQNLCLTASGHATAQCLETLRDEDLRSDLTRIHTPTLILHGKWDLICPYELGELMYVQIQNSMLVPFEYSGHGLFYEEKEKFNEELARFIG from the coding sequence ATGGGATATTATGTAAAGGTTGAAAAAGGTGTGAATATATACATAGAGGATATTAACCCATCAGCCGACAAGACGATTTTATTTATTCATGGCTGGCCAGCTAACCACCAAATGTTTGAGTATCAATTCAACCAGCTGCCCGCACTTGGCTACCGCTGTATAGGTCTTGATTTGCGTGGCTTTGGAAAATCCTCTAACCCCTGGGAAAGCTACTCCTACAACAGAATGGCTGACGATATCCGAGTTATTATAGACACGCTACAGCTGGAGAACATTACGCTTTTAGGTCACTCGATGGGTGGGGCAGTTGCCATCCGATATATGTCTCGTTACAAAGGTCATCAGGTCGATAAGCTGGCCTTAGCTGGTGCAGCTGCTCCAATGTTTACGATGCAGCCCGATTTTCCTTATGGCACCCCTATAACTGTAGTAAACGAATTAATAAGCGATACGTATAATGACCGACCAAAAATGGTGCAGGATTTCGGCAATCTGTTCTATCACCGTCACTTAAGCGAAAGTTTTCAGCACTGGTTCCAAAATCTTTGTCTTACTGCGTCTGGCCATGCAACTGCGCAATGCTTAGAAACACTGCGTGATGAAGACCTCCGAAGTGATCTTACCCGCATTCATACTCCTACACTTATCCTCCACGGCAAATGGGATTTAATCTGTCCCTATGAACTAGGGGAGCTGATGTACGTGCAAATTCAAAATTCTATGTTAGTCC